From a single Stomoxys calcitrans chromosome 4, idStoCalc2.1, whole genome shotgun sequence genomic region:
- the LOC106092857 gene encoding uncharacterized protein LOC106092857: protein MNCLPGNVKNHLICVDTDDCLADMYKICLKRLKKKGSLVLIITSKTFDFFSLPMKRMKISKEKMKQLIVINYATIADVSQKLMDLCEWSLLPAMVVVDVSDMTSTEPATTLMKNLSLCAASFLDYLMAISLQNQEKQNDQLVVQGLFIVKESGDNFIDAQLQLLQNFYFYKKNVLVDAHELEKILENGRD from the exons ATGAATTGCTTGCCGGGAAATGTTAAAAACCATTTAATTTGTGTGGATACAGATGATTGCCTAGCTGATATGTATAAG ATTTGCCTCAAAAGGCTAAAGAAAAAGGGATCACTTGTTTTGATCATAACCTCAAAAACATTCGATTTTTTCTCATTGCCCATGAAGCGTATGAAAATATCGAAGGAGAAGATGAAACAATTGATTGTAAT TAACTATGCAACAATTGCCGATGTCTCTCAAAAGTTAATGGATTTATGCGAATGGTCCCTGCTACCTGCTATGGTTGTGGTAGATGTTTCTGATATGACATCAACAGAGCCAGCAACTACGCTAATGAAAAATCTTAGTTTGTGTGCTGCGTCATTTTTAGATTACTTAATGGCTATATCGTTGCAAaaccaagaaaaacaaaatgatcAACTAGTGGTGCAAGGGCTTTTTATAGTAAAAGAAAGTGGAGACAACTTTATTGATGCCCAGCTCCAATTGCttcagaatttttatttttacaagaAAAACGTGTTGGTTGATGCTCATGAATTGGAGAAGATTTTAGAAAATGGAAGAGACTAA